A single window of Athene noctua chromosome 1, bAthNoc1.hap1.1, whole genome shotgun sequence DNA harbors:
- the HEMK2 gene encoding methyltransferase HEMK2 isoform X1, translating to MAAPALPTPRYEHVGARGPFRDVYEPAEDTFLLLDALERDAARLREARLEICLEIGSGSGVVSAFLASSIIGSNALYICTDINPLAAYCTLETALLNNVHLQPVITDLVKGLSPRLNGKVDLLLFNPPYVVTPSEEVQSHGIEASWAGGKKGREVMDRVFPLVPDLLSPGGLFYLVTIKENNPDEILEMMKKCGLEGTRALSRQAGQEMLTVLKFRKS from the exons atGGCGGCGCCCGCGCTCCCTACGCCGCGGTACGAGCACGTGGGGGCGCGGGGGCCGTTCCGGGATGTGTACGAGCCGGCCGAGGACACCTTCCTCCTGCTGGACGCTCTGGAGCGGGACGCGGCCCGCCTGAGAGAGGCTCG ACTTGAGATCTGCCTTGAAATAGGATCTGGATCTGGTGTGGTTTCAGCATTTCTAGCTTCTTCCATTATTGGATCCAATGCACTGTACAT atGTACAGATATCAACCCGCTGGCAGCTTACTGTACACTGGAGACAGCTCTGCTTAACAATGTTCACCTCCAGCCAGTCATTACTGACTTG GTCAAAGGACTGTCTCCAAGATTAAATGGGAAGGTTGATCTACTGCTGTTTAATCCACCATACGTTGTAACACCTTCTGAAGAG GTGCAAAGCCATGGAATAGAAGCATCCTGGGCTGGGGGCAAAAAGGGCAGAGAAGTAATGGATAGAGTTTTTCCATTAGTACCAGACCTACTTTCACCGGGAGGATTATTCTACTTGGTcacaattaaagaaaataatccag ATGAAATTCTGGAAATGATGAAGAAATGTGGCTTAGAAGGCACACGAGCACTTTCCAGGCAAGCAGGACAAGAGATGCTTACTGTCCTCAAATTTAGGAAGTCTTGA
- the HEMK2 gene encoding methyltransferase HEMK2 isoform X2 has product MAAPALPTPRYEHVGARGPFRDVYEPAEDTFLLLDALERDAARLREARLEICLEIGSGSGVVSAFLASSIIGSNALYICTDINPLAAYCTLETALLNNVHLQPVITDLVQSHGIEASWAGGKKGREVMDRVFPLVPDLLSPGGLFYLVTIKENNPDEILEMMKKCGLEGTRALSRQAGQEMLTVLKFRKS; this is encoded by the exons atGGCGGCGCCCGCGCTCCCTACGCCGCGGTACGAGCACGTGGGGGCGCGGGGGCCGTTCCGGGATGTGTACGAGCCGGCCGAGGACACCTTCCTCCTGCTGGACGCTCTGGAGCGGGACGCGGCCCGCCTGAGAGAGGCTCG ACTTGAGATCTGCCTTGAAATAGGATCTGGATCTGGTGTGGTTTCAGCATTTCTAGCTTCTTCCATTATTGGATCCAATGCACTGTACAT atGTACAGATATCAACCCGCTGGCAGCTTACTGTACACTGGAGACAGCTCTGCTTAACAATGTTCACCTCCAGCCAGTCATTACTGACTTG GTGCAAAGCCATGGAATAGAAGCATCCTGGGCTGGGGGCAAAAAGGGCAGAGAAGTAATGGATAGAGTTTTTCCATTAGTACCAGACCTACTTTCACCGGGAGGATTATTCTACTTGGTcacaattaaagaaaataatccag ATGAAATTCTGGAAATGATGAAGAAATGTGGCTTAGAAGGCACACGAGCACTTTCCAGGCAAGCAGGACAAGAGATGCTTACTGTCCTCAAATTTAGGAAGTCTTGA